In the Acropora muricata isolate sample 2 chromosome 10, ASM3666990v1, whole genome shotgun sequence genome, one interval contains:
- the LOC136931642 gene encoding LOW QUALITY PROTEIN: AFG2-interacting ribosome maturation factor-like (The sequence of the model RefSeq protein was modified relative to this genomic sequence to represent the inferred CDS: inserted 1 base in 1 codon), producing MERHESVCLEKIAKSYNXQLNLWRETDCHSCELIQSLRSPLDQLHTCERVNFENSSLADFKDLKQKLEYKLLKQTECILAKLHLDLEIFQSVAKKISALWSSCFEVYSSSASSLPMSVVCEGTPTQPPISDLLEWLSDLDRMHLELYEEKAAIYSRLTYTASMAKIDKAIKDWRSTKNWHANEIRDIMEQVAVFLASRG from the exons ATGGAACGACATGAATCCGTTTGCCTTGAAAAGATTGCAAAATCCTATA GACAGCTCAATTTGTGGAGGGAAACAGATTGCCACTCATGCGAACTGATTCAGTCGTTGAGAAGCCCTCTGGACCAGTTACACACCTGCGAAAGAGTAAACTTCGAGAATTCTTCGCTTGCTGATTTTAAGGATTTGAAACAGAAACTGGAATACAAATTGTTAAAGCAAACCGAGTGTATTTTGGCGAAACTGCATCTTGATCT GGAAATCTTTCAAAGTGTAGCTAAGAAGATCTCAGCACTTTGGTCTAGTTGCTTTGAAGTTTACTCTTCATCTGCAA GTAGCCTTCCCATGTCTGTGGTGTGTGAGGGAACCCCAACTCAGCCACCAATATCTGACCTGTTGGAATGGCTGAGTGATTTGGACAGAATGCATCTGGAATT ATATGAGGAGAAAGCTGCTATATATAGCAGGCTAACATACACAGCATCAATGGCAAAAATTGATAAAGCCATCAAAGATTGGAGGTCCACAAAGAATTGGCATGCGAATGAGATCAGAG ATATTATGGAGCAAGTAGCAGTGTTTTTGGCAAGCAGAGGCTAG
- the LOC136931627 gene encoding coiled-coil domain-containing protein 180-like, with translation MAKMEVTPRRLIPEDKVYRQIFDAEVSLVEALEKERLPPKSKTEPLLPLVRESRAEAGHGILTSRQKRWMQSRPNESSVENPVNFKYEALESIEKHSKPGNYFEALEVRGLPDSPRTTQKGTNIIQRLQSSRRERHESSLEDMYQEFGVINTELEPRIIESCGNLKELLLENDREIEQLLKTIESDDDLQILCLADLEALWKSIAEHSNYRQTWIAELDATLDQVENDRANLIRETLKGFSKILERVAHLMPADVHRLLEREAQDMNSTILMNRRAYADLISNLLTADVERERQCYICWEKRVEDWRVLQCNLAVNKFSDFMNSSLIKDPPELRQKFELFTAEQRSLNKKRLDLLESLRNMRPPNATKSAVYQWNTALMETCRQLEEVHCRYKDVIQAEYDRIIEQCMEEIETVKEAFRNGGIIDAVRTEEVMNESFLPLVGEKQTKFEHEIDKMERSLDNLTSFHEMMIKSLFKFVQGAAHLWDLHEIGLARQERKLQEQLEKNRRDHDGTNQVKEANLDIIMDKLRQDSSEQALADSLKKALEALEEIKELYNEFHSQQTTTACSYPELVTEELKKYNDEVCKYFQVSTLNPTTERKENRSPKQDRSKMKKKSKTPPSIDEVLTTSKGKTFYILREPGEHGLLGSPESINSMKTCATFLTDKQDELEDDDTAMPSYIEAIVITDELFLDLRKQIRLSFLEHLEDWKIQAVDRADSVVAAKVEELNSELDLRLHLHEPRAARAEQDVHNVRAAELVMHRERVERHCKGVTTSLNEFKARFQEMIEEHDKETDIFKKSVQELESTFTSATKTHELLVIQDQVAGRIEEYMNVIRTSLRKFRHDLDEMLSTVRNSNARFRKTFKVFSDGGNFSTDEIDEYRKRLERMANKIDSAEGSVMAELEGMESKRLEAATDFAGKLEDRFKNHLFDLTFMEKVTRWLTNAQVKVKSEVAFSNSQAKKLAIYLSTFERHIDAVERPNLDKEQVTARQVQSSLIPILQTFHERSLYLNCLVNPATPSLALLHAGLNTSEQKNIDDKEQKKPSEGTLRPKKSKRRISQSADKSALMEPAEPTTNEEGIKPKSTPSLSRIEKAAEGDGRPKTVPVELKAKSSDLDRQTGRQKSAGNRKTSASKREIVGPRYDKKYLVFGEKMEESRDFMARIRNTLREGLEGLLATAEMYYRQKGQRNPTRPQAIHENFDLCAEALDQRLISYKKQSEEYHNSCIQELRSQIQKFSVTLVYLPPLVVSVIVTEQQNDLEKEREVLENDRKVRIQELERRKTFHQSQLRPSLGHPHNRNEMDTLCASEEKRRQEALDGAKQHAQELSILEAQFAASFIEKLAQTCETMLLQFDAVLSLDDVQVGRVEPKPKSSKRLLKEKMLASGEEGNDKLASFPSGGSSWEGLPTNELVLEDSAGDKKNRTPTVKTVKTTAGHVAVINARNKAYQDYKDKFESRLIVIHEAMSAQMQNEERWTRSWERSINKIKELY, from the exons ATGGCTAAAATGGAAGTGACTCCCCGACGTTTAATCCCCGAAGACAAGGTGTATCGCCAAATTTTCGATGCAGAG GTAAGCCTGGTGGAAGCGCTTGAAAAGGAAAGGTTGCCTCCTAAATCCAAGACTGAGCCTCTCTTGCCACTGGTCAGAGAATCCCGAGCTGAGGCAGGTCATGGTATTCTGACAAGCCGTCAGAAAAGATGGATGCAGAGCAGGCCAAATGAGAGTAGTGTAGAAAACCCTGTTAATTTCAA ATATGAAGCTCTTGAGTCGATTGAGAAACATTCAAAGCCAGGCAACTACTTTGAAGCTTTGGAAGTAAGAGGACTACCAGACTCACCaa gaactACTCAAAAGGGCACGAACATAATTCAAAGACTGCAGTCAAGTAGAAGGGAACG CCATGAATCATCCTTGGAGGATATGTATCAGGAGTTTGGAGTCATAAATACT GAATTAGAGCCACGAATCATTGAATCATGTGGGAACCTGAAGGAGCTTTTACTAGAAAATGATAGAG aaattGAGCAGTTATTGAAGACCATTGAAAGTGATGAT GACCTACAGATTCTTTGTCTAGCTGATCTGGAGGCCTTGTGGAAGAGCATTGCAGAGCATTCAAACTATCGTCAGACGTGGATTGCTGAGTTGGATGCCACCTTAGATCAAGTAGAAAATGACAGGGCAAATCTG ATTCGTGAGACACTGAAAGGTTTCAGCAAAATTCTGGAAAGAGTAGCTCACCTGATGCCAGCTGATGTACACAGATTACTAGAGAGGGAAGCACAAGATATGAACTCCACAATTCTGATGAACCGGAGAGCTTACGCTGATCTTATCTCAAACTTACTGACAG CTGATGTTGAGCGTGAGAGACAGTGTTACATTTGTTGGGAAAAACGTGTGGAAGACTGGAGAGTCTTGCAGTGCAACTTGGCAGTGAACAAATTCAG TGATTTCATGAACAGTTCCTTAATCAAAGACCCACCAGAACTGAGGCAAAAGTTTGAGTTGTTCACAGCAGAACAGCGTTCTCTGAACAAGAAAAGATTAGACCTTCTAGAATCACTGAG AAATATGCGGCCCCCAAACGCGACCAAATCTGCTGTTTATCAGTGGAACACTGCTCTTATGGAAACATGCCGCCAACTTG AGGAGGTTCATTGCAGGTACAAAGATGTGATCCAAGCAGAATATGATCGAATAATTGAGCAATGTATGGAGGAAATTGAAACTGTCAAG GAGGCGTTTCGTAACGGAGGCATTATCGATGCTGTAAGAACCGAAGAG GTGATGAACGAGTCATTCCTACCTCTCGTCGGAGAGAAGCAGACGAAATTTGAACACGAGATCGATAAGATGGAG CGTTCTTTGGACAATTTGACCAGTTTTCACGAGATGATGATCAAATCGCTGTTCAAGTTTGTACAAGGAGCTGCTCATTTGTGGGACTTGCACGAAATCGGCCTGgctcgacaagaaagaaaactaCAG GAGCAACTGGAAAAAAATCGACGCGACCATGACGGCACAAACCAG GTTAAAGAGGCAAACTTGGACATTATCATGGACAAACTGAGACAGGATTCATCGGAGCAG GCACTGGCTGACAGTTTGAAAAAAGCACTGGAAGCTTTAGAGGAGATCAAAGAGCT GTACAACGAATTCCACAGCCAGCAAACGACAACTGCTTGCTCTTACCCTGAATTAGTCACCGAAGAACTGAAGAAGTACAATGATGAAGTATGCAAATACTTCCAAGTG TCTACATTGAATCCCACAACGGAGAGAAAGGAAAACCGATCACCAAAGCAAGATCGAAGCAAGATGAAGAAGAAATCG AAAACTCCACCATCCATTGACGAAGTTCTtacaacatccaaaggaaagaCATTTTATATTCTTCGTGAGCCGGGGGAACATGGCCTTCTGGGAAGTCCGGAGAGTATTAATAGCATGAAAACCTGCGCAACCTTTCTTACAGATAAACAAG ACGAGTTAGAAGATGATGACACTGCCATGCCTTCCTATATTGAAGCCATTGTTATTACTGATGAATTGTTCCTGGACCTCAGAAAACA AATTCGATTGTCGTTCTTGGAGCACCTTGAGGATTGGAAGATTCAGGCTGTGGACAGAGCCGATAGTGTAGTGGCAGCTAAA GTTGAGGAATTAAACAGTGAGTTAGATTTGCGGCTTCACCTTCACGAACCAAGAGCAGCCAGGGCAGAACAAGATGTACATAATGTAAGAGCAG ccgaATTGGTAATGCATCGCGAGAGGGTTGAGCGTCACTGCAAAGGTGTAACTACATCACTGAATGAATTCAAGGCCAGGTTCCAAGAGATGATTGAAGAACACGATAAAGAG ACCGACATCTTTAAAAAGTCAGTCCAAGAACTTGAATCAACTTTTACCTCTGCAACAAAAACACACGA actttTAGTGATCCAGGATCAAGTTGCTGGCCGCATTGAGGAG TACATGAATGTCATCAGGACTTCGTTGAGAAAGTTTCGTCACGATCTTGATGAAATGTTGAGTACTGTGCGAAACTCCAATGCAAGATTCAGAAAAactttcaa GGTGTTCTCTGATGGTGGCAATTTCTCGACGGACGAAATTGATGAATATAGAAAAAGACTA GAACGCATGGCAAATAAGATTGACTCTGCAGAAGGGTCTGTCATGGCTGAACTAGAGGGAATGGAATCCAAGAGATTGGAGGCTGCAACAGACTTTGCTGGCAAGTTAGAGGACAG GTTCAAAAATCATTTGTTTGATTTGACCTTCATGGAAAAAGTCACTAGATGGCTGACAAACGCGCAAGTGAAAGTTAAAAGTGAG GTGGCGTTCAGTAACTCACAAGCTAAAAAGCTCGCGATTTACCTGTCCACATTTGAGCGGCATATCGATGCTGTGGAAAGACCTAATCTTGACAAGGAA CAAGTAACTGCCCGTCAGGTTCAAAGCAGCCTCATACCAATCCTGCAGACATTTCACGAGAGATCCTTGTACCTTAACTGCCTTGTGAATCCCGCCACACCCAGCCTAGCGCTACTTCATGCAGGACTAAACACCAGCGAGCAGAAAAATATAGATGATAAAGAACAGAAGAAACCATCTGAAGGGACTCTGAG GCCAAAGAAGTCGAAAAGACGAATCTCGCAGTCAGCTGACAAGAGTGCTTTAATGGAACCTGCCGAGCCTACGACAAATGAAGAAGGAATCAAACCCAAGAGTACTC CCTCGCTTTCGCGAATAGAAAAGGCCGCAGAGGGGGACGGCAGGCCCAAGACGGTACCAGTGGAGTTAAAG GCGAAGTCTTCCGATTTGGACAGACAAACTGGTAGACAGAAAAGCGCAGG AAATCGAAAGACCAGTGCCTCCAAACGGGAGATTGTAGGACCGAGATACGACAAAAAATACCTGGTGTTTGGTGAGAAGATGGAAGAAAGCAG AGACTTCATGGCTCGCATCAGAAATACATTAAGAGAAGGCTTGGAAGGATTGCTGGCCACTGCTGAG ATGTATTACAGGCAGAAGGGCCAGCGGAATCCCACTCGTCCCCAGGCTATCCATGAAAACTTTGATTTGTGCGCCGAGGCTTTGGATCAGCGGTTAATTTCATACAAAAAGCAATCTGAGGAATACCACAACTCATGTATTCAGG AACTACGTTCGCAGATACAGAAGTTTTCAGTGACGCTAGTTTATTTGCCGCCTCTTGTTGTGAGTGTAATTGTTACTGAACAACAGAACGATCTGGAAAAGGAAAGAGAAGTCTTGGAGAACGACCGTAAAGTTAGGATACAAGAACTTGAGAGAAGAAAG ACTTTTCACCAGTCCCAACTACGCCCATCGCTGGGTCACCCACATAATCGCAATGAAATGGATACACTTTGTGCAAGCGAAGAAAAGAGGAGGCAAGAAGCGCTTGATGGAGCAAAACAACACGCACAGGAGCTCTCG ATCCTGGAGGCACAGTTCGCTGCTTCGTTTATCGAGAAATTAGCGCAAACCTGTGAAACAATGTTGCTTCAATTTGATGCTGTACTTTCTCTTGATGATGTTCAAGTTGGAA gaGTTGAACCCAAGCCGAAGAGCAGTAAGAGGCTTCTAAAGGAGAAAATGCTGGCCAGTGGTGAAGAAGGGAATG ACAAACTTGCGTCGTTTCCTTCAGGTGGATCGAGTTGGGAAGGACTTCCGACAAACGAACTAGTCCTAGAGGACTCTGCGGGAGACAAGAAGAATA GGACCCCCACCGTCAAAACGGTCAAGACAACTGCAGGACATGTGGCTGTGATTAACGCACGAAACAAGGCATATCAG GATTACAAAGATAAGTTTGAGTCCCGCCTGATAGTCATTCACGAAGCGATGAGTGCACAAATGCAGAACGAGGAAAGATGGACCAGAAGCTGGGAACGATCTATCAACAAAATTAAAGAGCTTTATTGA